A single window of Coffea eugenioides isolate CCC68of chromosome 7, Ceug_1.0, whole genome shotgun sequence DNA harbors:
- the LOC113776719 gene encoding protein FAR1-RELATED SEQUENCE 5-like, whose product MDCSKLAEDGTPGLGMEFNSEEDAYKFYNKYAFKMSFSVRKDYLNKDKDGVTTSRRYSCCKEGVKRKYESDVMPKRTRAPTKTGCGAKMVIVLFRGTMKYRVHDLVLEHNHELHIAQCAHMMSSQRKVSEAQGFQAEISEDAGLSLKQSHELMGKETCGMGNVGYTREDLKRYLRTRRERSLKYGEAGSMLNYFQEQTLENPSFFHAVQLDCEEQITNIFWADAGMLIDYKFFGDVVTFDTTYKTNKEYRPLGVFVGFNQHRQIVIFGAALMYDETIDSFKWVFGTFVEAMCGKRPSTILTDQDHAMAAALSVVMPETFHGLCTFHIRRNFMKHLGNHYKENSDLPYMFGACMYEFEEVEQFNRVWEAMVKKHNLENNEWLSGLYKIRDKWARCMMKERWTAGMRSTQLSESLNAAIKNHLKLDHDLVQFFRHFNRVVDEKRHNELIAEYEMRQKLPMVGLRQTPMLVHASETYSPTVFVAFQNEYGESTAMIILRQQDAAMFVEFAVMRYDGGPERIVVFNRNDLSVYCSCKKYENEGILCGHALKVFDTVGIKIIPPEYIKRRSTKRARAGDCFDRREQEVVADPKVMISTRYRELAPAMIKVATRAAMSEDTSKVVITVISDLSKRVELLLSKSEEQPLQNQKNLNMEERDKIEIVNEMGEAVVARGIKKRGGGKKSRVMQSWVDKFDRVKRKSRLSRTTQTTVSESEPTSVSFEEYMFMGCRSSTDSVSVSIKWT is encoded by the exons ATGGATTGCAGCAAATTGGCAGAAGATGGGACCCCTGGGTTAGGAATGGAGTTCAACAGCGAAGAGGATGCGTACAAGTTTTACAACAAATATGCCTTTAAAATGAGTTTTAGTGTACGTAAAGACTATCTGAATAAAGACAAAGACGGCGTGACCACGTCTAGGAGATATAGTTGCTGCAAGGAAGGTGTGAAGCGCAAGTACGAAAGTGATGTGATGCCAAAGAGGACACGAGCTCCGACGAAAACAGGGTGTGGAGCTAAAATGGTTATTGTGTTGTTTAGAGGAACAATGAAGTACCGTGTGCATGATCTTGTTTTAGAGCATAACCATGAGTTGCACATTGCTCAATGTGCGCACATGATGTCATCACAAAGAAAAGTGAGCGAGGCTCAAGGATTCCAAGCTGAAATAAGCGAGGACGCTGGGCTTTCATTGAAACAGAGCCATGAGCTTATGGGAAAGGAGACATGTGGGATGGGAAATGTGGGATATACTCGGGAAGACCTGAAACGATATCTTCGTACTCGACGGGAAAGGAGTTTGAAATATGGAGAAGCAGGTAGCATGCTGAATTATTTTCAAGAACAAACACTCGAGAATCCATCATTTTTTCATGCCGTACAGCTGGACTGTGAAGAGCAGATAACGAATATCTTTTGGGCTGATGCAGGAATGTTAATTGACTACAAATTTTTTGGAGACGTAGTCACATTCGACACaacctacaaaacaaataaagaataccGACCACTTGGAGTGTTTGTGGGTTTTAACCAACATAGGCAAATTGTGATATTCGGTGCTGCCCTTATGTATGATGAGACTATAGATTCTTTCAAATGGGTGTTTGGTACATTTGTAGAAGCAATGTGCGGAAAGCGTCCAAGTACCATACTAACCGACCAAGATCATGCCATGGCAGCCGCTCTTTCAGTTGTTATGCCTGAAACATTTCACGGTCTATGTACGTTTCACATAAGGCGTAATTTTATGAAACATCTTGGTAATCACTACAAGGAAAATAGTGATCTTCCATACATGTTTGGTGCCTGCATGTATGAGTTTGAAGAAGTGGAACAATTCAATAGGGTGTGGGAGGCGATGGTGAAGAAACACAatcttgaaaataatgaatggcTCTCCGGGTTGTATAAAATTCGTGATAAATGGGCAAGGTGCAtgatgaaagaaagatggaCCGCGGGAATGCGAAGCACCCAACTCAGCGAAAGCCTAAATGCAGCaattaaaaatcatttgaaactggATCATGACCTTGTGCAGTTCTTTAGACATTTCAATCGGGTGGTTGATGAAAAGAGACATAATGAACTGATTGCAGAATATGAAATGAGGCAAAAGCTCCCCATGGTAGGGTTAAGGCAAACACCTATGCTTGTGCATGCATCAGAGACGTATTCACCAACCGTATTTGTTGCATTCCAAAATGAATATGGCGAGTCAACAGCTATGATTATATTGAGACAACAAGATGCAGCGATGTTTGTGGAGTTTGCGGTCATGAGGTATGATGGAGGACCTGAAAGAATAGTAGTATTCAATCGGAATGATCTAAGTGTATATTGCAGTTGCAAAAAATACGAGAATGAAGGCATTTTATGTGGGCACGCGTTGAAGGTGTTTGATACCGTGGGAATAAAAATAATTCCTCCTGAATACATTAAGAGGCGATCGACAAAAAGAGCTCGGGCTGGAGACTGTTTTGATCGGCGAGAACAGGAAGTTGTGGCTGATCCTAAAGTAATGATTTCAACTCGTTATCGGGAGCTTGCTCCAGCCATGATTAAAGTCGCAACTCGAGCAGCAATGTCGGAGGACACCAGCAAAGTAGTAATCACTGTCATATCCGATTTGTCAAAGAGAGTTGAGCTCCTCCTCTCAAAAAGCGAAGAGCAACCtttgcaaaatcaaaaaaatctgaATATGGAGGAAcgagataaaattgaaattgtaaATGAAATGGGGGAGGCAGTAGTCGCAAGAGGCATTAAAAAACGAGGCGGTGGGAAGAAAAGTAGAGTGATGCAAAGTTGGGTCGATAAATTTGACagagtaaaaagaaaatctagatTATCAAGAACTACACAGACTACg GTCTCAGAATCGGAGCCGACATCGGTTTCATTTGAGGAATACATGTTTATGGGATGCCGTTCATCTACTGACTCTGTTTCGGTTAGTATAAAATGGACATGA
- the LOC113776720 gene encoding putative inactive disease susceptibility protein LOV1 translates to MLPWYANTLHVSPKSESVAASAIKLKDKIWLREIFLADLAHLSPHVFYCEETVQERSSEDRSCPTLKTKISDLTKSFQEYGIARQDGASSSSHQQLRRTYSHVVEDDFVGLEDDVEMLVKHLLRGGDHDHDHEIDQRFRVVSICGMGGLGKTTLAQKVYNHPKVRRCFDGIAWVYVSQTWQKEDILQRILLSLIPEKREEIVKWRDEELVRQLFQILQNKKCLVVLDDIWATEPWECIKQAFPIRNDGSKILVTSRNKDVALHIDPNGFHHQPRFLSEDESWQLLQRKALRGRFHGEHEDLKKLENLGKEMVKACGGLPLAVIVLSGTLATKKDLNEWATVNRNIKAHLGRGNNLIKEEGNLHKILALSYNDLPYKLKPCFLYLSRYEEDSDIGTEKLYQLWIAEGIISTKDQIGEESMMDVAERYLGELVTRCMVQGKAPDDDDVMLSSAGRSFASCRLHDLMRDLSLVKAKEENFLLSKSYYHDGILNEYGNNDHSQVYRLAVHFSKEDVRKYVPPAEKRHTRHLRSLALLVSGNDGYEGRLPKKMKSQFNRFKMLRVLAIEGLCPALSGDRTLKSEFLRVADHLRLPKAIGELIHLRYLSLRRSIFLCLPSSLGNLQNLQTLDLRAGEDPMETLERLPNLRSLHLQYRSFLGKEMRCKATGFGQLRFLRFERLPNLEKWNVDEGAMPNLSVLTIVYCLNLEMVPSGLKFVTTLKELNIVRMPKKFTDRIQAANGHEDQGQDFDKVSHIPSINVRNVSSDQAWLIS, encoded by the exons ATGTTACCTTGGTATGCTAATACGCTTCACGTTTCACCGAAGTCGGAGAGCGTAGCTGCATCTGCTATTAAGTTGAAGGACAAAATCTGGCTTCGTGAGATTTT CCTTGCTGACTTGGCTCATTTGTCTCCTCACGTTTTTTATTGTGAGGAgaccgttcaggagcggtcGTCTGAGGACCGCTCCTGCCCC ACTCTGAAAACGAAAATCTCTGATCTTACCAAAAGTTTTCAGGAATATGGGATCGCAAGACAGGACGGCGCAAGTAGTTCATCGCATCAACAATTGAGGCGGACATATTCCCATGTTGTCGAGGATGACTTTGTTGGATTGGAGGATGATGTTGAGATGCTGGTAAAGCATCTGTTGAGGGGAGGCGATCATGATCATGATCATGAGATTGATCAACGCTTTAGAGTTGTCTCCATCTGTGGGATGGGGGGGTTGGGAAAGACAACTCTTGCCCAAAAGGTATACAATCACCCTAAAGTGAGGCGCTGCTTTGATGGCATTGCTTGGGTATATGTATCACAAACTTGGCAAAAGGAAGACATATTGCAACGGATCTTGCTAAGCCTAATCccagaaaagagagaagaaataGTGAAGTGGAGGGATGAGGAGCTGGTCAGACAACTTTTTCAAATCCTGCAAAATAAGAAATGTCTTGTGGTTCTTGACGACATTTGGGCCACAGAACCATGGGAATGTATAAAGCAAGCATTTCCAATTAGAAACGACGGAAGCAAGATCTTAGTTACCTCTCGCAATAAAGATGTGGCTTTGCATATTGATCCCAATGGTTTTCACCACCAACCGCGCTTTTTAAGTGAGGACGAAAGTTGGCAGCTGCTTCAGAGGAAAGCTTTACGGGGCAGGTTTCATGGAG AACATgaagatttaaaaaaattggaaaacttggggAAGGAAATGGTGAAAGCATGTGGGGGTCTTCCATTGGCTGTGATAGTACTCAGCGGAACTCTTGCCACCAAGAAGGACCTGAATGAGTGGGCGACTGTCAATAGAAACATTAAAGCTCATCTTGGAAGAGGAAACAACTTGatcaaagaagaaggaaatctGCACAAGATATTAGCTTTAAGCTACAATGACTTGCCCTACAAATTGAAGCCTTGCTTCCTTTACCTGAGTAGATATGAAGAAGACTCTGACATAGGCACAGAGAAATTGTACCAGTTATGGATTGCAGAGGGTATAATATCAACAAAAGATCAGATTGGTGAAGAATCAATGATGGATGTAGCAGAAAGATACCTGGGAGAATTAGTAACACGGTGCATGGTTCAAGGTAAAGCccctgatgatgatgatgtgaTGCTGTCCTCCGCTGGAAGATCATTTGCATCGTGTCGCCTTCATGACTTAATGAGAGACCTCAGTTTGGTCAAGGCCAAAGAGGAGAATTTCTTGTTATCCAAAAGCTATTATCATGATGGAATTCTCAATGAGTATGGCAATAATGATCACTCACAAGTTTACCGTCTAGCCGTCCATTTTTCTAAGGAGGATGTAAGGAAATATGTCCCTCCAGCTGAGAAGAGACATACTAGGCACCTGAGGTCACTCGCCTTGTTGGTCTCAGGTAATGATGGTTATGAAGGGCGTCTTCCTAAGAAAATGAAGTCTCAATTCAATCGGTTCAAAATGCTCAGAGTGTTGGCCATTGAAGGGCTCTGTCCTGCGTTGTCTGGAGATCGCACACTTAAAAGTGAATTTCTCCGAGTAGCAGATCACTTGAGGCTCCCAAAAGCTATTGGGGAGCTGATCCACCTGCGATACTTGAGTTTGAGACGTTCAATTTTCCTCTGTTTGCCATCATCCTTGGGCAACTTACAAAACTTGCAGACACTTGATTTACGGGCTGGA GAAGATCCCATGGAGACACTGGAAAGGCTTCCTAATCTACGATCACTTCACTTGCAATATAGATCTTTTCTCGGCAAAGAGATGAGGTGCAAGGCAACGGGTTTTGGCCAACTTAGATTTCTTCGTTTTGAGCGTCTACCGAACTTAGAGAAGTGGAATGTTGATGAAGGAGCCATGCCCAACCTTTCGGTCTTGACGATTGTATATTGCCTAAATCTGGAGATGGTTCCCAGTGGATTGAAATTCGTTACAACTCTGAAAGAGTTGAACATTGTGCGGATGCCAAAGAAATTCACAGATAGGATCCAAGCAGCAAATGGTCATGAAGATCAGGGACAGGATTTTGACAAAGTCTCCCATATACCCTCTATTAATGTCCGTAATGTTTCATCGGACCAAGCATGGTTGATCAG TTAG